A section of the Lineus longissimus chromosome 1, tnLinLong1.2, whole genome shotgun sequence genome encodes:
- the LOC135486538 gene encoding uncharacterized protein LOC135486538, translating into MAVATKEKRVDFLSDEFDPLTALYSENVPLPCPDVKPFNNLAEYENVMQRRNAAVRQEANKCQIMVQSGSDSTGIRSKDFATADPLMRTNAEREMLFRQMMQRAAKIKRDRMEFDPLIPDLSEDALIHGAGKTSPPLPDMMLKGKQKSMSQRNVLSRMKEYGNQRKKGPLSLLYRAVEERIRVKVWTRSAKQLRGYCKGYIVAFDRHWNLAMVDVDEVFSKPCLPRTPYPSCKALEVETGEVVIMLNEDEPEEETNGNSMDASQSNSPDEDIDALALRLHMLKQELSEIPSEEESAESGPGLSQSEPENDETDGYVEKDNRFDEKKLLTQSNISEMTVSQGEKHPADIHTKTDKDKSGETRFGLPESESHQKEKVSSNDTRPIDFRGGGDAQTKMCSGAVGPLGGAGDVGRLGEVMGKLQVDESSSSGKGDVIFEECDMEVGGYEEIGAETVGEVCAVDRGVVQSELEKGSSFESKKLEKKSKSRKKHSKSGLEKEQILSVELKDGSVSTKVKKTCKAEKMDSKKKLAEDVTTEKSVSVGADGSLVKTQKKSKMSKKSTSDSSTELSGKDKKEPTAALPLGPGAGDTREHLGEAESSDSIAKIAGLMKIPTKSLSAWKIPKKSSKKSNADPNVENPIGKSSDNIGTTCKSEKSCDKPDEKSEGKTSTGTKTTWKIPKLSKKSDSVSLSEERSEGLSATEINPPKKLTQQGTVKKYFGDTVKKCDAEVVEQASGDSKVVKALKGPVDVVETEEKTQIGEISTIVSERLREVKETSVSVARASKVRPTSDVVGSRVQPESVKKALGPKPRNPRKAKDVPVKQPDPVRERLKLAGELSAAHYLKGRLHERHVNKLFLRGDNVAMVNLL; encoded by the exons ATGGCCGTGGCCACGAAAGAAAAGCGTGTTGACTTTCTTTCCGATGAATTTGATCCCCTAACTGCCCTGTATTCAGAAAATGTTCCGCTTCCATGCCCAGACGTTAAGCCATTCAATAATCTTGCAGAATATGAGAATGTCATGCAAAGACGAAATGCCGCCGTGAGGCAAGAGGCCAACAAATGTCAAATTATGGTCCAAAGTGGAAGTGATTCCACGGGCATTAGGTCTAAAGATTTTGCCACCGCAGACCCATTGATGAGGACCAATGCTGAACGAGAGATGCTGTTCAGACAGATGATGCAAAGGGCTGCGAAGATCAAGCGGGATCGCATGGAGTTTGATCCTCTGATTCCAGATTTATCAGAAGATGCACTAATACATGGCGCTGGAAAAACTTCACCACCGCTTCCTGATATGATGTTGAAAGGAAAGCAGAAGTCGATGAGTCAGAGAAATGTCTTAAGTCGTATGAAAG AATATGGAAATCAAAGAAAGAAGGGTCCTTTGAGTTTATTATATCGAGCTGTTGAAGAAAGAATCCGAGTCAAGGTGTGGACAAGAAGCGCCAAGCAGCTAAGAGGTTACTGTAAAGGCTACATTGTCGCATTTGACAGGCATTGGAATTTG GCAATGGTAGATGTTGATGAGGTCTTTTCCAAACCCTGCCTGCCAAGGACACCCTACCCATCTTGTAAGGCACTCGAG GTGGAAACGGGAGAAGTTGTCATTATGCTGAATGaagatgaaccagaggaagagaCAAATGGGAACTCAATGGATGCGTCGCAGTCGAATAGTCCTGATGAGGACATTGATGCTTTAGCATTGAGGCTACATATGCTGAAGCAGGAGTTGTCCGAGATTCCCTCTGAGGAAGAAAGTGCTGAAAGTGGGCCAGGTTTGTCCCAGAGTGAGCCGGAAAATGATGAGACTGATGGATATGTCGAGAAAGATAATAGATTCGATGAGAAGAAACTGTTGACTCAATCTAACATTTCTGAAATGACTGTTTCTCAGGGTGAAAAGCACCCTGCAGATATTCATACAAAAACTGACAAAGACAAAAGTGGTGAGACGAGGTTTGGTTTACCTGAGTCAGAGTCTcatcaaaaagaaaaagttaGTTCAAATGATACCAGGCCTATTGATTTCAGGGGTGGTGGTGATGCTCAAACGAAAATGTGTTCTGGGGCAGTTGGTCCTCTTGGTGGTGCAGGGGATGTGGGACGTTTAGGAGAGGTTATGGGGAAGCTTCAGGTTGATGAAAGTAGCAGTTCGGGTAAAGGAGATGTGATTTTTGAAGAGTGTGATATGGAAGTTGGCGGGTATGAGGAAATAGGGGCAGAGACTGTAGGTGAGGTGTGTGCTGTTGACAGAGGCGTGGTCCAGTCGGAGTTGGAGAAAGGGTCTAGTTTTGAGTCAAAGAAGTTGGAAAAGAAGTCTAAGTCGAGAAAGAAGCATTCTAAGTCTGGATTAGAAAAAGAACAGATTCTTTCAGTGGAATTGAAGGATGGGTCTGTTAGCACTAAGGTCAAAAAGACTTGTAAAGCTGAGAAAATGGAttcaaagaaaaaattggctGAGGATGTTACCACTGAGAAGTCTGTAAGCGTTGGTGCGGATGGTTCTTTGGTTAAAACTCAGAAGAAATCTAAGATGTCTAAAAAGAGTACAAGTGACAGTTCCACTGAGTTGTCGGGAAAAGACAAGAAAGAGCCAACAGCAGCATTGCCTTTGGGTCCTGGTGCAGGAGATACTAGAGAACATCTAGGAGAGGCAGAGTCTAGTGACAGTATTGCCAAGATTGCAGGCTTAATGAAGATTCCTACGAAGTCATTGTCAGCTTGGAAGATTCCGAAGAAGAGTAGCAAGAAGTCTAATGCAGATCCAAACGTTGAAAATCCAATCGGAAAGTCGAGTGATAACATTGgtactacatgtaagtcagAAAAATCTTGTGACAAGCCTGATGAGAAGTCTGAAGGGAAGACCTCCACTGGGACTAAAACAACTTGGAAGATACCAAAGTTAAGTAAGAAATCAGATAGTGTTTCATTATCTGAAGAAAGATCTGAGGGTCTGAGTGCAACTGAGATCAATCCCCCAAAGAAACTTACACAGCAGGGAACTGTTAAAAAATACTTTGGGGATACTGTGAAAAAATGTGATGCCGAGGTTGTGGAACAGGCTTCGGGGGACAGTAAAGTTGTTAAAGCTTTGAAAGGGCCTGTAGATGTGGTAGAGACGgaagaaaaaactcaaatcGGAGAAATCTCGACCATTGTGTCTGAAAGGTTGAGAGAGGTAAAAGAAACTTCTGTCAGTGTTGCTAGAGCATCAAAGGTGAGACCGACTTCTGATGTGGTGGGTAGCAGAGTTCAGCCTGAATCCGTGAAAAAAGCTCTTGGTCCCAAACCAAGAAACCCTAGGAAGGCCAAGGATGTGCCAGTGAAACAGCCTGACCCAGTGAGAGAGCGGTTGAAGCTGGCGGGAGAGCTTAGTGCTGCTCATTATCTGAAGGGAAGGTTACACGAAAGACATGTGAACAAATTGTTTTTGAGAGGAGATAATGTCGCCATGgtcaatttgttataa